A stretch of the Chlorobiota bacterium genome encodes the following:
- a CDS encoding dehydrogenase E1 component subunit alpha/beta produces MSNQTLIHNELKLSKDQILAALRIMMLARRTDEKHLMVLKQGKSFFHIGCSGHEAIQVAIGLAMNPEKDWAWTYYRDLALTYTFGHTPNDHFLGAYAKADDPASGGRQMPCHHGNRRVHLPTQSSPTGTQFLNAVGTALAAKKDGSNDVTYVASGEGTWSQGEVYEAVNWASREKLGMIFCVQDNGYAISVPSTSQTAGGRAGNLFRSHPNLNVVFVDGCDFFESYKVALQCIERARNGKGPSLIHANVVRLLAHSSSDDQRKYRDLNELEEEKHRDPIEKLKKYILENKIAEQNEIDALYEDVVKEIDIAADWALTRADPTADTSTRYNYSEFRLPDSDFEKTIPNGEKIVMVDAINHAMHEEMKFNDKLLIFGEDVADKKGGVFTATKGLSNEFSEDRVFNSPLAEASIIGVALGLATRGYKPCVEIQFGDYIWPAFMQLKNEVATLRYRSNNGFKCPMVVRVAVGGYINGGLYHSQNIEAFFAHIPGLIVVYPSNAADAKGLLKTACRIDDPVIFCEHKDLYRSSYAASPEPDENYLLDFGKGKIVQEGSDITIVTYGAMVRESLKASKKLKDELNTSIEIIDLRTILPWDKELVFNSVKKTGRVLIAYEDTITMGFGAEIGAAIAKECFTFLDAPVERVAAKDSHIPYAKVLELDVLPTESKIYDSIKNVLTF; encoded by the coding sequence ATGTCAAATCAAACATTGATACATAATGAGTTAAAACTTTCTAAAGACCAAATATTGGCAGCACTGCGAATTATGATGCTAGCAAGAAGAACTGATGAAAAACATTTGATGGTTTTAAAACAAGGGAAAAGTTTTTTTCATATTGGTTGTTCTGGTCATGAAGCAATTCAAGTTGCAATTGGGTTGGCAATGAATCCAGAAAAAGATTGGGCTTGGACATATTACCGTGATTTAGCTTTAACTTATACATTCGGCCATACGCCAAATGATCATTTTTTAGGTGCATATGCCAAAGCTGATGATCCTGCAAGTGGTGGTAGGCAAATGCCATGTCATCATGGAAATAGAAGAGTACATTTACCAACACAATCATCACCAACTGGAACTCAATTTTTAAATGCTGTTGGTACTGCCTTAGCAGCAAAAAAAGATGGGAGTAATGATGTAACTTATGTTGCAAGTGGAGAAGGAACATGGTCGCAAGGGGAAGTTTATGAAGCTGTTAACTGGGCTTCAAGAGAAAAATTAGGAATGATATTTTGTGTTCAGGATAATGGATATGCAATATCTGTTCCTTCAACTTCTCAAACAGCTGGTGGAAGAGCTGGAAATTTATTTAGAAGTCATCCAAATTTAAACGTAGTATTTGTGGATGGATGTGACTTTTTCGAAAGTTACAAAGTAGCTCTTCAATGCATTGAAAGAGCAAGGAATGGTAAGGGTCCATCTTTGATTCATGCTAATGTAGTTAGGTTGTTAGCACATTCAAGTAGCGATGATCAACGTAAGTATAGAGATTTAAATGAACTTGAAGAAGAAAAACATAGAGACCCGATTGAAAAGTTAAAAAAATATATTTTAGAAAATAAAATAGCTGAACAAAATGAAATTGATGCATTATATGAAGATGTAGTTAAAGAAATTGATATAGCAGCAGATTGGGCTTTAACTCGTGCAGATCCTACAGCTGATACAAGTACAAGATACAATTACTCTGAATTTAGATTGCCTGATTCAGATTTTGAAAAGACTATTCCTAATGGTGAAAAAATTGTAATGGTTGATGCTATTAATCATGCTATGCACGAGGAGATGAAATTCAATGATAAATTACTAATTTTTGGAGAGGATGTAGCTGATAAAAAAGGAGGTGTTTTTACTGCTACAAAAGGTTTATCAAATGAATTTTCTGAAGATAGAGTTTTTAACTCACCATTAGCAGAAGCATCTATTATTGGAGTTGCTTTAGGATTAGCAACTAGAGGTTATAAGCCATGTGTTGAGATTCAATTTGGTGATTATATTTGGCCTGCTTTTATGCAATTAAAAAATGAAGTTGCAACTTTAAGGTATAGAAGTAATAATGGATTTAAATGTCCGATGGTTGTTAGAGTTGCTGTAGGTGGATATATTAATGGTGGTTTGTATCATTCTCAAAATATTGAAGCTTTTTTTGCTCATATACCAGGTCTTATAGTTGTTTATCCTTCAAATGCTGCTGATGCTAAAGGGCTTTTAAAAACAGCATGCAGAATTGATGATCCAGTTATATTTTGTGAACACAAAGATTTATACAGATCTTCATATGCTGCATCTCCTGAACCAGATGAAAATTATCTTTTAGATTTTGGAAAAGGAAAAATAGTTCAAGAAGGTTCAGATATAACAATTGTTACTTATGGAGCAATGGTTAGAGAAAGTTTAAAAGCATCAAAAAAACTTAAAGATGAGTTAAATACAAGTATTGAAATTATAGATTTAAGAACAATATTACCATGGGATAAAGAATTAGTATTTAATTCTGTTAAAAAAACTGGTAGAGTTTTGATTGCTTATGAAGATACCATTACAATGGGCTTTGGAGCTGAAATAGGAGCTGCAATTGCTAAAGAATGCTTTACTTTTCTTGATGCTCCTGTTGAGAGAGTTGCTGCTAAGGATTCACATATACCATATGCAAAAGTTTTAGAACTTGATGTTTTACCAACAGAATCTAAAATTTATGATAGTATAAAAAATGTACTAACTTTTTAG
- a CDS encoding amidohydrolase family protein → MNYLHTAEILYTNNTIYSNYAVLLSEDGIVLEFNFTKKIKGYYDKEIKHQILMPGVINCHTHLTDSFHKKQVSGGEGLVNWVRNLINSRNLNLQTEDQLKKSVEFILNEMMFSGTVAIGEVSNDFKTINAIIDSRINCLFNYELTGFKESNYNAVIANSKLKIIELQNQNNDFKKDNLNWVYSAHAPYSVSLNLLKLIKDENNKRGGKTFQHLAEDSQERKLYINGNGEFVDLLKYFNAFDENWIFPKVSPIQLYNEFELLDENYVGVHLTDCTANEIEMLSTCNCYGVLCPITNLHITKKLPPFEEIIKNKLKFGLGTDGLGSNWSSNVFDEAKLLLENWYGLAPGILLKSLTSIGAEILGFNSLGKFQVGNNCGMISIETNTINNDLKSLEEGIILNPTTRNSINFLKMY, encoded by the coding sequence TTGAATTATCTCCACACTGCAGAAATTTTATATACTAACAATACAATTTATTCAAACTATGCCGTTCTTCTTTCAGAGGACGGCATTGTTTTAGAATTTAATTTTACTAAAAAAATTAAAGGTTATTATGATAAAGAGATAAAACATCAAATCTTGATGCCAGGAGTAATTAATTGTCATACTCATCTTACAGATTCATTTCATAAGAAACAAGTTTCAGGTGGGGAAGGATTGGTAAACTGGGTTAGAAATTTGATAAATTCAAGGAATTTAAATTTGCAAACGGAGGATCAATTAAAGAAAAGTGTTGAATTTATTTTAAATGAAATGATGTTTTCTGGAACAGTTGCAATTGGAGAAGTTAGCAATGATTTTAAAACTATAAATGCAATTATAGATTCAAGGATTAATTGTTTATTCAACTATGAATTAACTGGTTTTAAAGAAAGTAATTATAATGCCGTTATTGCAAATTCTAAGTTAAAAATAATTGAGTTACAAAATCAAAATAATGACTTTAAAAAAGATAATTTAAATTGGGTTTATTCAGCTCATGCACCATATTCAGTCTCTTTGAATTTGTTAAAATTAATTAAAGATGAGAATAATAAAAGGGGAGGAAAAACTTTTCAACATTTAGCCGAAGATTCTCAAGAACGAAAATTGTATATTAACGGTAATGGTGAATTTGTTGACTTACTTAAGTATTTTAATGCTTTCGATGAAAATTGGATTTTTCCAAAAGTATCACCTATACAATTGTACAATGAATTTGAATTGTTAGATGAAAATTATGTTGGTGTACATTTAACAGATTGTACAGCAAATGAAATTGAAATGTTATCAACTTGTAATTGTTATGGGGTTCTATGTCCAATTACTAATTTACATATCACAAAAAAACTTCCTCCATTTGAAGAAATAATAAAAAATAAACTGAAGTTTGGATTAGGAACTGATGGATTAGGATCTAATTGGAGTTCTAATGTATTTGACGAAGCAAAGTTATTGCTTGAAAATTGGTATGGGTTAGCCCCTGGTATTTTGTTAAAATCTTTAACTTCAATAGGTGCTGAAATTTTAGGATTTAATTCCTTAGGTAAATTTCAAGTTGGAAACAATTGTGGGATGATATCTATTGAAACAAATACAATAAACAATGATTTGAAGAGCTTGGAAGAGGGAATTATATTAAATCCTACTACTAGAAACTCAATTAATTTCCTTAAAATGTACTAA
- a CDS encoding class I SAM-dependent methyltransferase has translation MSNQQKLEITDNVLYKEYLIRLEANIRYQFGEYLGNNKKHVETFVQQRRNHERGTAAIDSLKEYVDIENKKLLDIGSGWGELMFASLVNGADAYGIEPDTEEFEISHMLLKSYGLNFDRIKKGVGEKIPYPDNHFDLVTCQNVLEHVQDREQTLKEIIRVTKPGGIIWMSVPNYLFPYEGHYRLKWFPLTPKWIGKYILKALGRNPEFLMKHVSYTTYPALMRLWKKNNLEIRNVTEEKILSGEHKSDMYSSKLLTTIILKLKLFPNITWLLKKK, from the coding sequence ATGTCTAACCAACAAAAGCTTGAAATAACTGACAATGTTTTGTATAAAGAATATCTTATTAGATTAGAAGCTAATATTAGATATCAATTTGGTGAGTACTTAGGTAATAATAAAAAACATGTTGAAACTTTTGTTCAACAAAGACGAAACCATGAAAGAGGTACTGCAGCAATTGATTCATTAAAAGAATATGTTGATATTGAAAATAAAAAACTTCTAGATATTGGTTCTGGTTGGGGTGAATTAATGTTTGCTAGTTTAGTTAATGGAGCAGACGCATATGGAATTGAACCAGACACCGAAGAATTTGAAATTTCCCATATGCTTTTAAAGTCTTATGGACTTAACTTTGATAGAATAAAAAAAGGTGTAGGTGAGAAAATTCCTTATCCTGATAATCATTTTGATTTAGTTACTTGTCAAAATGTTTTGGAACATGTTCAAGATAGAGAACAAACATTAAAAGAAATTATAAGAGTTACTAAACCAGGTGGAATTATTTGGATGTCTGTACCAAATTATCTGTTTCCTTATGAAGGGCATTATAGATTAAAATGGTTTCCATTAACTCCTAAATGGATTGGAAAATATATTTTAAAAGCTTTAGGACGGAACCCAGAATTTTTAATGAAACATGTAAGTTATACAACTTATCCTGCTTTAATGAGACTTTGGAAAAAAAATAATTTAGAAATCAGAAATGTTACTGAAGAAAAAATTTTGTCTGGAGAACATAAATCTGATATGTATTCATCAAAATTATTAACTACTATTATTTTAAAATTAAAACTATTCCCAAACATTACTTGGCTATTAAAGAAAAAGTAA